In Corynebacterium guangdongense, one DNA window encodes the following:
- a CDS encoding cryptochrome/photolyase family protein produces MNGPALLWLRDDLRVHDHEALIAACQASTTVVAVWIREERADDEDGPRPLGAAARWWAHRSLEALRGRLAEFNIPLVFARGRADDIIPRLAGDLGAAEVHWHRRYGPRPRALDARVKAMLRTAGVPAHSHPGFTLVEPWEVQPTTGADFYRVFTPFHRAARQVPLGDPAGPPAPRPDLPVVELGLLCTLDELGLLDGTAHSAGPHLPRWWEDTVQRHWRPGCAAADQALAEIDLGVDGYTTSRDRPADQDSTTRLSPRLRFGELSPRQVVARVVTSPDLSVEDREAFLRQLYWREFSWHLAYWLPGIETEPLRAEFTAFDWEPDEETAEAWRRGRTGIAYVDAGMSQLWQSGWMHNRLRMATASLLIKNLLQPWQTGEQWFWDTLVDADEANNPVSWQWVAGSGADAAPYFRIFNPERQAERFDPDGAYVRRWLPPHWVDEALVDLKKSRQEALARYQLMRARAAHLGQASGDDR; encoded by the coding sequence ATGAACGGACCGGCCCTGCTGTGGCTCCGAGACGACCTCCGCGTCCACGACCACGAAGCACTGATCGCCGCCTGCCAGGCGTCGACGACCGTCGTCGCGGTGTGGATCCGGGAGGAGCGCGCCGACGACGAGGACGGGCCCCGGCCACTGGGCGCCGCCGCCCGCTGGTGGGCGCACCGCTCCCTCGAGGCGCTGCGTGGGCGGCTGGCCGAGTTTAACATCCCGCTGGTGTTCGCCCGCGGCCGGGCCGACGACATCATCCCCCGGCTCGCCGGGGACCTCGGGGCCGCTGAGGTGCACTGGCACCGTCGCTACGGGCCCCGCCCGCGCGCCCTCGACGCCCGGGTAAAGGCCATGCTGCGGACCGCCGGCGTCCCCGCACATTCGCACCCGGGATTCACCCTCGTCGAACCCTGGGAAGTGCAGCCCACCACGGGCGCCGACTTCTACCGGGTGTTCACCCCGTTTCACCGGGCCGCGCGGCAGGTGCCCCTCGGCGATCCGGCGGGCCCTCCCGCGCCGCGCCCCGATCTTCCGGTCGTCGAGTTGGGACTGCTGTGCACCCTCGACGAGCTCGGTCTGCTCGACGGCACCGCCCATTCCGCGGGTCCTCACCTCCCTCGGTGGTGGGAGGACACGGTGCAGCGCCACTGGCGACCCGGCTGTGCGGCCGCGGACCAGGCGCTGGCGGAGATCGACCTCGGCGTCGACGGTTACACGACGTCCCGGGATCGGCCGGCTGACCAGGATTCCACGACCAGGCTCAGTCCGCGATTGCGCTTCGGCGAGCTCAGTCCCCGTCAGGTCGTGGCGCGGGTCGTCACGTCTCCCGACCTGTCCGTGGAGGACCGGGAGGCCTTCCTCCGCCAGCTCTACTGGCGGGAGTTCTCCTGGCACCTGGCTTATTGGCTCCCGGGCATCGAGACCGAACCCCTGCGGGCGGAATTCACCGCCTTCGACTGGGAGCCCGACGAGGAAACCGCGGAGGCCTGGCGACGGGGACGCACGGGCATCGCCTACGTCGACGCCGGGATGAGCCAGCTCTGGCAGTCCGGCTGGATGCACAACAGACTCCGCATGGCCACCGCGTCACTTCTGATCAAGAACCTGCTCCAGCCGTGGCAGACCGGTGAGCAGTGGTTCTGGGACACACTCGTCGACGCCGACGAGGCCAACAACCCGGTCTCCTGGCAGTGGGTGGCAGGCAGCGGCGCCGACGCCGCCCCGTATTTCCGCATCTTCAACCCGGAGCGGCAGGCTGAGCGCTTCGACCCGGACGGGGCCTACGTCCGCCGGTGGCTGCCTCCCCACTGGGTGGATGAAGCGCTCGTGGACCTGAAGAAGTCCCGACAGGAGGCGCTGGCGCGCTACCAGCTGATGCGCGCACGGGCCGCCCACCTGGGCCAGGCTTCCGGGGACGACAGGTAG
- a CDS encoding sucrase ferredoxin yields the protein MSARDTDRCSDVVVEPLPGSAKQESLYVVLEHPGGWSHDILDGDTFGEELTARLKAFLKRNGAGLQLARHPGRDGHRITRPRLFLVWAELGVTEMMVVDGPGDIVRLDLSGPGRNAGFGAQEIDQPLILVCTHGKRDVCCAIKGRPLAATLADAALDVSPIPIVWETSHTKGHRFAPSILLLPWGYSYGRLNEEAGLAMLNAVRSGFYFWPGNRGRGLYGPRGQVAELEIARLLLAEGERLRFGELQAEDEVVTHSDGRRWRVELAEQEVHGLVASCGKPPKDGRVWVASSVAELD from the coding sequence ATGAGTGCCCGTGACACAGACCGCTGTTCCGACGTCGTCGTGGAACCCCTGCCGGGTTCCGCCAAGCAGGAATCGCTGTATGTCGTGCTCGAACACCCCGGCGGCTGGAGCCACGACATCCTCGACGGCGACACTTTCGGCGAGGAGCTGACCGCTCGCCTCAAGGCTTTTCTGAAACGGAACGGCGCGGGGCTGCAACTGGCCCGCCACCCCGGACGTGACGGCCACCGGATCACCCGGCCGCGACTCTTCCTCGTCTGGGCGGAGCTCGGCGTCACCGAGATGATGGTCGTCGACGGTCCGGGAGACATTGTCCGCCTCGACCTCAGCGGGCCGGGACGCAACGCCGGGTTCGGGGCGCAGGAGATCGACCAGCCGCTGATTCTCGTCTGCACGCACGGTAAGCGAGACGTCTGCTGTGCGATCAAGGGCCGACCGTTGGCCGCCACGCTCGCGGACGCCGCCCTCGACGTCAGTCCCATCCCCATCGTTTGGGAGACCTCGCACACCAAGGGACACCGCTTCGCGCCCTCGATTCTTTTGCTCCCCTGGGGCTACAGCTACGGCCGGCTCAACGAGGAGGCCGGCCTGGCGATGCTCAACGCCGTGCGCTCCGGATTCTACTTCTGGCCCGGCAACCGCGGCCGAGGTCTCTACGGCCCCCGCGGCCAGGTGGCGGAGTTGGAAATCGCTCGGCTGCTGCTGGCGGAGGGGGAGCGGCTGCGCTTCGGCGAACTGCAGGCCGAGGACGAGGTCGTCACGCACAGTGACGGCAGGCGGTGGCGCGTGGAGCTCGCGGAGCAGGAGGTCCACGGCCTGGTGGCCTCATGCGGAAAGCCACCCAAGGACGGGAGAGTCTGGGTGGCTTCGTCGGTGGCGGAACTGGATTAG
- a CDS encoding YchJ family protein encodes MSALDSDSRCPCGTGLTYGQCCGRYHAGENAPTAEALMRSRFTAFVTADEGYLLRTWDPLTRPAELDLTDSPIRFYRLDILDIVAGGPLDDIGVVEFEAFYKGGAVGSQRERSTFQRGSDGAWRYGTGEVS; translated from the coding sequence ATGAGCGCCCTCGACTCCGATTCCCGCTGCCCCTGCGGCACCGGCCTGACTTACGGGCAGTGCTGCGGGCGCTACCATGCCGGCGAGAACGCCCCCACCGCCGAGGCGCTCATGCGGTCCCGCTTCACCGCTTTCGTCACCGCTGACGAGGGCTACCTGCTCCGGACCTGGGACCCGCTGACCCGCCCGGCCGAGCTCGACCTGACGGATTCCCCCATTCGCTTCTACCGGCTCGACATTCTCGACATCGTGGCCGGCGGCCCGCTCGACGACATCGGCGTCGTCGAGTTCGAAGCGTTCTACAAGGGCGGGGCGGTGGGATCCCAGCGCGAGCGCTCCACTTTTCAGCGCGGCTCCGACGGGGCCTGGCGCTACGGCACCGGAGAGGTTTCCTAG
- a CDS encoding bifunctional alpha/beta hydrolase/OsmC family protein yields the protein MQSVNLKVPSSTGLQMAATIDFPSTPPVAFAIFAHCFAGSRHTPGASRVSKRLTEYGIATLRFDFPGLGQSEGEFADTSFSQNVEDVKAAYRFLEENYSAPQLLVGHSLGGAAVLKAGSDPALRNVRAIATIGAPFDPAHSVLHYADKIGEADENGSVPVVLGGQELTISRGFLEDLAETNPEIYLPQIRKPLMLVHSPIDQTVGIDNAQTIFKITRYPKSLVALDRADHLVTRQGSAVRAADIIGHWVEQYLVAEYVPNEIEPGLIVTHSARGKKFGTDARSAYGRIPTDRPRKEGGKGQGHSPMDLFMMAVAAATSEEIQGLAARKRLELDDVRVRVAHVHGTTFERRITIDGEISDADRAELLAAARSNPIQRLAGNADIMDVR from the coding sequence GTGCAATCAGTGAACCTGAAGGTCCCGTCCTCGACCGGCCTACAGATGGCAGCGACCATCGACTTCCCGTCGACTCCCCCGGTCGCCTTCGCCATTTTTGCGCACTGTTTCGCCGGCTCCCGCCACACCCCGGGCGCCTCCCGGGTGTCCAAGCGCCTGACCGAGTACGGCATCGCCACGCTGCGATTCGACTTCCCCGGCCTCGGCCAGTCCGAGGGCGAGTTCGCGGACACCTCCTTCAGTCAGAACGTCGAAGACGTCAAGGCGGCCTACCGCTTCCTGGAGGAAAACTACTCCGCCCCACAGCTGCTGGTTGGGCACTCCCTCGGGGGTGCGGCGGTGCTCAAGGCCGGCTCCGACCCGGCGCTGCGCAACGTCCGGGCCATCGCCACCATCGGTGCGCCCTTCGATCCGGCGCACTCCGTCCTGCACTACGCGGACAAGATCGGCGAGGCCGACGAGAACGGTTCCGTCCCGGTCGTCCTCGGTGGCCAGGAACTGACCATTTCGCGGGGGTTTCTCGAGGACCTGGCGGAGACCAACCCGGAGATTTACCTGCCGCAGATCCGCAAGCCGCTGATGCTCGTCCACTCGCCGATCGACCAGACGGTGGGCATCGACAATGCGCAGACGATCTTCAAGATCACCCGCTACCCCAAGTCCCTGGTGGCGCTGGACAGGGCGGACCACCTGGTCACCCGGCAGGGCAGCGCGGTGCGTGCCGCCGACATCATCGGCCACTGGGTCGAGCAGTACCTCGTCGCGGAGTACGTGCCCAACGAGATCGAGCCGGGCCTGATCGTCACCCACAGCGCCCGCGGCAAGAAATTCGGCACCGACGCCCGTTCCGCCTACGGTCGCATTCCGACGGACCGGCCCCGCAAGGAGGGCGGCAAGGGCCAGGGTCACTCCCCGATGGACCTGTTCATGATGGCGGTCGCCGCCGCCACCAGCGAAGAGATCCAGGGCCTGGCCGCGCGGAAGCGGCTCGAGCTCGACGACGTCCGCGTGCGCGTCGCCCACGTCCACGGAACCACCTTCGAGCGCCGCATCACCATCGACGGAGAGATCTCCGACGCCGACCGTGCCGAGCTGCTGGCCGCCGCCAGGTCCAACCCGATCCAGCGACTGGCGGGCAACGCCGACATCATGGACGTGCGCTGA
- the secA2 gene encoding accessory Sec system translocase SecA2 produces the protein MGAFDWFWKAMGAQGDRNDKRSRGLVDDAEARAEELSGLDDATLATLARQTVDDGAITDKATFLGILSVASTRTLGMRPFTVQLQAVLRLLEGDVIQMATGEGKTLVGAMAATGFALTGRRVHVITVNDYLAGRDAEWMAPLVEFFGLGVGSITEDKSADQRREVYRRDIVYGPVNEIGFDHLRDNQITHRDQAVQAPAEVALVDEADSVLVDEALVPLVLAGSEPGMRATGQITAVVAHLEEDTHYTVDDDRRNVFLTDEGAHAVEEALGLDSLYSDDNIATVLVRVNLALHARALLIRDVHYLVDEGRVQLIDASRGRVADLQRWPDGLQAAVEAKEGLAVSDGGRILDQITLQALMRRYPMLCGMTGTAVEATDQLSQFYGLGVSVIERNNPLARFDEEDRVYATMKEKNAALIREIVLIHETGQPVLVGTHDVAESEDLAAALQERGIEVNVLNAKNDAEEARIVAEAGDVGRVTVSTQMAGRGTDIRLGGADERDRAEVAELGGLAVIGTARHRTSRLDNQLRGRAGRQGDPGLSLFFVSLEDDVVASGGAGEEISARPDADGRIDSRRIRDFVAHCQRVTEGQLLEIHSQTWKYGQLLADQRVIIDERRADLLDTDKAWRELARRAPERAGELADLDPAVREQAAREIMLFHLDHEWSEHLGLMDDVRESIHLRAIARETPIDEFHRIAVREFKELAQRAVDKAVETFTRVTIDAEGVHLTEQDLARPSATWTYMVSDNPLSGSGNSVISGIGNIFR, from the coding sequence GTGGGAGCATTCGACTGGTTCTGGAAGGCCATGGGCGCCCAGGGCGACCGTAACGACAAGCGCTCGAGGGGGCTCGTCGACGACGCCGAGGCGCGCGCCGAGGAGCTTTCCGGGCTTGACGACGCCACCCTCGCCACCCTCGCGCGGCAGACCGTCGACGACGGCGCGATCACCGACAAGGCCACCTTCCTGGGGATCCTTTCCGTCGCCTCGACCCGGACGCTCGGAATGAGGCCCTTCACCGTGCAGCTCCAGGCCGTGCTGCGCCTGCTCGAAGGCGACGTCATCCAGATGGCGACCGGCGAAGGCAAGACCCTCGTCGGCGCGATGGCCGCCACCGGATTCGCGCTGACCGGTCGTCGCGTGCACGTCATCACGGTCAACGATTACCTCGCCGGCCGGGACGCCGAGTGGATGGCCCCGCTGGTGGAGTTCTTCGGGCTGGGCGTCGGCTCGATCACCGAAGACAAATCCGCCGACCAGCGACGCGAGGTCTACCGCCGGGACATCGTCTACGGCCCGGTCAACGAAATCGGCTTCGACCACCTGCGCGACAACCAGATCACCCACCGCGACCAGGCCGTCCAGGCGCCGGCCGAGGTGGCGCTGGTCGACGAGGCCGACAGCGTGCTCGTCGACGAGGCCCTCGTCCCGCTGGTGCTCGCCGGATCCGAACCGGGCATGCGCGCGACCGGTCAGATCACCGCCGTGGTCGCGCACCTGGAGGAGGACACCCACTACACGGTCGACGACGATCGCCGGAACGTCTTCCTCACCGACGAGGGCGCCCACGCCGTCGAGGAGGCCCTCGGACTGGACTCCCTCTACAGCGACGACAACATCGCCACAGTCCTGGTGCGCGTCAACCTCGCGCTGCACGCCCGGGCACTGCTGATCCGCGACGTCCACTACCTCGTGGACGAGGGCAGGGTACAGCTCATCGACGCTTCCCGAGGCCGCGTCGCCGACCTCCAGCGCTGGCCGGACGGACTGCAGGCCGCGGTGGAGGCCAAGGAGGGGCTCGCGGTCTCGGACGGGGGACGCATCCTCGACCAGATCACCCTGCAGGCGCTGATGCGCCGCTACCCGATGCTATGCGGCATGACCGGCACCGCGGTCGAGGCCACCGACCAGCTCAGCCAGTTCTACGGGCTGGGCGTGTCAGTCATCGAGCGCAACAACCCGCTGGCCCGCTTCGACGAGGAGGACCGCGTCTACGCCACGATGAAGGAGAAGAACGCCGCCCTGATCCGGGAGATCGTGCTCATCCACGAGACCGGGCAGCCGGTGCTCGTCGGTACCCATGACGTGGCCGAATCCGAGGACCTGGCGGCGGCGCTGCAGGAGCGCGGCATCGAGGTCAACGTGCTCAACGCCAAGAACGACGCGGAGGAGGCCCGGATCGTCGCCGAGGCCGGTGACGTCGGGCGGGTGACCGTCTCCACCCAGATGGCCGGCCGCGGCACCGACATCCGCCTCGGCGGCGCGGACGAGAGGGATCGTGCCGAGGTGGCCGAACTCGGCGGCCTCGCGGTCATCGGCACCGCCCGTCACCGCACCTCCCGCCTGGACAACCAGCTCCGTGGCCGCGCCGGGCGTCAGGGCGATCCCGGACTGTCGCTCTTCTTCGTCTCCCTGGAGGACGACGTCGTCGCCTCCGGCGGCGCCGGCGAGGAAATCTCCGCCCGACCGGACGCGGACGGGCGCATCGATTCCCGGCGCATCCGCGACTTCGTCGCCCACTGCCAGCGCGTCACCGAGGGGCAGCTGCTCGAGATTCACTCCCAGACCTGGAAGTACGGTCAGCTGCTCGCCGACCAGCGCGTCATCATCGACGAGCGCCGCGCCGACCTGCTCGACACCGACAAGGCCTGGCGGGAGCTGGCGCGGCGGGCGCCGGAGCGGGCGGGTGAGCTGGCGGACCTGGACCCGGCCGTGCGTGAGCAGGCCGCCCGCGAGATCATGCTCTTCCACCTTGACCACGAGTGGTCCGAGCACCTGGGGCTGATGGATGACGTGCGGGAGTCCATCCATCTGCGTGCCATCGCCCGGGAGACGCCCATCGACGAGTTCCACCGGATCGCCGTGCGTGAGTTCAAGGAGCTCGCGCAGCGCGCCGTGGACAAGGCGGTCGAGACCTTCACCCGGGTCACCATCGACGCCGAGGGCGTGCACCTGACGGAGCAGGATCTGGCCCGCCCGTCCGCCACGTGGACCTACATGGTCTCCGACAATCCCTTGTCCGGCTCCGGCAACTCGGTGATCTCCGGCATCGGAAATATCTTCCGGTGA
- the odhI gene encoding oxoglutarate dehydrogenase inhibitor Odhl, with protein sequence MSDNNANPEVQVETTSVFRADLLKEMESGAPASDNTAVDNLPEGAALLVVKRGPNAGARFLLDRETTTAGRHPEADIFLDDVTVSRRHAEFRTNDGEFEVVDVGSLNGTYVNREPKNTQVLSTGDEIQIGKFRLVFIANPSK encoded by the coding sequence ATGAGCGACAACAACGCCAACCCTGAGGTCCAGGTCGAAACCACCTCGGTTTTCCGCGCTGACCTGCTCAAGGAAATGGAGTCCGGCGCGCCTGCGTCCGACAACACCGCCGTCGACAACCTGCCGGAGGGTGCGGCGCTGCTCGTCGTCAAGCGGGGCCCGAACGCCGGCGCCCGCTTCCTCCTGGACCGGGAGACCACCACGGCCGGCCGACACCCGGAGGCCGACATCTTCCTCGACGACGTCACGGTTTCGCGTCGTCACGCGGAGTTCCGCACCAACGACGGTGAATTCGAGGTCGTCGACGTGGGCTCCCTCAACGGCACCTACGTCAACCGTGAGCCGAAGAACACCCAGGTCCTCTCCACCGGCGACGAGATCCAGATCGGCAAGTTCCGTCTGGTGTTCATCGCCAACCCGAGCAAGTAA
- the ftsR gene encoding transcriptional regulator FtsR, with protein MSIGVVLERLRQEFPDVTVSKIRFLESEGLVHPQRTASGYRRFTDSDVERLRYILVTQRDNYTPLKVIRDQLDAMDSGQVTALLSAGDAEPIVSPENFRKPVKTRLTDTDVADQANCDVSFIADLSSAGLVTPDTSGFYTADDVRVASTAIALREFGFDSRLLKRLRMTAERQADLLSQVAKPVARKGDDTARERAEEMGQQMTALVVSLHAILVKNALRAELDK; from the coding sequence ATGTCCATCGGCGTCGTCCTGGAACGTCTGCGTCAGGAGTTCCCGGACGTCACCGTCTCCAAGATCCGATTCCTGGAGTCCGAGGGTCTGGTGCATCCGCAGCGCACCGCGTCCGGCTACCGCCGTTTCACGGATTCCGACGTGGAGCGTCTGCGCTACATCCTGGTCACCCAGCGTGACAACTACACCCCCCTCAAGGTGATCCGTGATCAGCTGGACGCGATGGACTCGGGCCAGGTCACTGCACTGCTTTCGGCCGGCGACGCGGAACCGATCGTCTCCCCGGAGAACTTCCGCAAGCCGGTCAAGACCCGGCTGACGGACACCGACGTCGCCGATCAGGCCAATTGCGACGTCAGCTTCATCGCTGACCTCTCCTCGGCCGGCCTGGTCACCCCGGACACCTCCGGCTTCTACACCGCCGATGACGTTCGCGTCGCCTCCACCGCCATCGCGCTGCGGGAGTTCGGCTTCGACTCCCGACTCCTCAAGCGTCTGCGCATGACCGCGGAACGTCAGGCGGACCTGCTCAGTCAGGTCGCCAAGCCGGTCGCGCGCAAGGGCGATGACACCGCCCGCGAGCGGGCGGAGGAGATGGGCCAGCAGATGACCGCGTTGGTCGTCTCCCTGCACGCGATCCTGGTCAAGAACGCGCTGAGAGCTGAGCTGGACAAATGA
- a CDS encoding bifunctional nuclease family protein, translated as MSLIPVEYHGVHVIGPEQFTCAILRWAEEDRILPVWLSPIEGGQLAAVEEESVSQRPTTHDLLADALGRIDGGVSSIGLTSYHEGVFIATLVAGGEEIDARASDALVLAILLDMPIMVDEDVLTQASLFIRDDELTEYLDIDVTSLSGRLPVVPDEDTVSASGDDDADADFEAMMRSLGMTEEDFEAELGIDLEENLDDLTDDSGRGLDDDDLGNPYRDDDN; from the coding sequence ATGAGCCTGATCCCCGTCGAGTATCACGGCGTCCATGTCATCGGTCCAGAGCAGTTCACCTGCGCCATCCTGCGGTGGGCCGAGGAGGACCGCATCCTGCCGGTGTGGCTGTCACCGATCGAGGGCGGCCAGCTCGCCGCGGTCGAGGAGGAGTCCGTCTCGCAGCGCCCGACCACCCATGACCTGCTCGCCGACGCCCTGGGACGCATCGATGGGGGAGTCAGCAGCATAGGCTTGACCAGCTACCACGAGGGCGTCTTCATCGCGACCCTCGTAGCCGGTGGGGAGGAGATCGACGCCCGCGCCTCGGATGCGCTGGTCCTCGCCATCCTCCTGGACATGCCGATTATGGTCGACGAGGACGTCCTGACCCAGGCCTCCCTGTTCATCCGCGATGATGAACTCACCGAGTACCTCGACATCGACGTCACCTCGCTGTCCGGTCGACTCCCGGTGGTGCCGGACGAGGACACGGTCTCCGCCTCCGGGGATGACGACGCGGATGCGGACTTCGAGGCGATGATGCGCTCGCTCGGCATGACCGAAGAGGACTTCGAAGCGGAACTGGGCATCGACCTGGAGGAGAACCTCGACGACCTCACCGACGACAGTGGCCGGGGCCTCGACGACGACGACCTGGGCAACCCCTACCGCGACGACGACAACTGA
- a CDS encoding MerR family transcriptional regulator, with product MSTTHHTHHTHQDTERPATAVQESLFDIGPGEEVGYRVPIACQVAGITYRQLDYWARTDLVKPSIRGARGSGSQRLYSFRDILVLKIVKRLLDTGISLQNIRLAVDKLLDRGVNDIAEITLVSDGTTVYECRSDEEIIDLLNGGQGVFGIAVPGIVKELTGTISAFPSERVADEGNVVSMNELAERRRLRTS from the coding sequence GTGAGCACTACCCACCATACCCACCATACCCACCAGGACACCGAACGTCCGGCCACGGCCGTCCAGGAATCCCTCTTCGACATCGGCCCCGGAGAGGAGGTCGGCTACCGTGTGCCCATCGCCTGCCAGGTCGCCGGCATCACCTACCGGCAGCTGGATTACTGGGCGCGCACCGATCTGGTCAAGCCCTCCATCCGCGGCGCACGTGGTTCCGGCTCTCAGCGTCTTTACTCCTTCCGCGACATTCTCGTCCTGAAGATCGTCAAGCGTCTGCTCGACACCGGTATCTCCCTGCAGAACATCCGTCTCGCCGTCGACAAGCTGCTCGACCGGGGCGTCAACGACATCGCCGAGATCACGCTGGTCTCCGACGGCACCACCGTCTATGAGTGCCGTTCCGACGAGGAGATCATCGACCTGCTCAACGGCGGGCAGGGTGTTTTCGGCATCGCCGTGCCCGGCATCGTCAAGGAGCTCACCGGCACCATCTCCGCCTTCCCCTCCGAACGCGTCGCGGACGAGGGCAACGTCGTTTCCATGAACGAGCTCGCGGAGCGTCGTCGCCTGAGGACTTCCTAG
- a CDS encoding 3-methyladenine DNA glycosylase, whose amino-acid sequence MAAIDRIILDPAQWLEAQTRHEGAAHERTAAHLARRAAQRRHPVYDFLFEYYPVRPAHLKRWHPGAGVLLHDPEGLAPHRRWRDYRVMDGDLVGVDVDSHHARRGESLAYMRHLLVSSGANPAHFDCFGLHEWAMCYRGGQRHDLPLRLGQAGTDEVVESHRIRCRHYDAYRFFTEPARPLNLTVLTRVDQPATDQSGCVHVNMDLYKWCAKLGPLVPGELFLDCFDLAVDARTLDMEASPYDCRGLGFGVVAIETPEGKAEYVERQRALAARGEVLRARLVDAIDTADDIRLMT is encoded by the coding sequence ATGGCAGCGATCGACCGGATCATCCTGGACCCGGCGCAGTGGCTGGAGGCGCAGACCCGGCATGAAGGGGCGGCGCACGAGCGCACGGCGGCCCATCTGGCGCGCCGGGCCGCCCAGCGCAGGCACCCCGTCTACGACTTCCTCTTCGAGTACTACCCGGTCCGGCCCGCCCACCTGAAGCGCTGGCACCCGGGGGCCGGCGTCCTGCTCCATGACCCGGAGGGGCTGGCGCCGCACCGGCGGTGGCGCGATTACCGGGTCATGGACGGGGACCTCGTGGGCGTGGACGTCGATTCCCATCACGCCCGCCGCGGGGAGTCGCTGGCCTACATGCGCCACCTGCTCGTCTCCTCCGGGGCCAACCCCGCCCATTTCGACTGCTTCGGGCTGCATGAATGGGCGATGTGCTACCGGGGCGGCCAGCGACACGACCTGCCCCTGCGGCTGGGACAGGCGGGCACCGACGAGGTCGTCGAGTCCCACCGGATCCGGTGCCGGCACTACGACGCCTACCGTTTCTTCACCGAGCCGGCCCGTCCCCTCAACCTGACGGTGCTCACGCGCGTGGACCAGCCCGCCACCGACCAATCTGGCTGCGTCCACGTCAACATGGATTTGTACAAGTGGTGCGCCAAGCTGGGGCCACTGGTGCCGGGCGAACTCTTCCTGGACTGCTTCGACCTCGCGGTCGACGCCCGCACCCTGGACATGGAGGCCTCCCCCTACGACTGTCGCGGACTGGGCTTCGGTGTCGTCGCGATCGAGACCCCGGAGGGCAAGGCCGAGTACGTCGAGAGGCAGCGCGCGCTCGCCGCCCGCGGAGAGGTGCTGCGGGCACGGCTTGTCGACGCCATCGACACCGCCGATGACATTAGACTCATGACCTAG
- a CDS encoding hemolysin family protein: MGIVTTVILVVVLLALNAFFVASEFALISSRRDRLESLLAQGRRRAGTVISATEQLSIMLAGAQFGITIASLVLGKVAEPAVAHFIEEPFTGLGVPENLIHPISFVIALAIITWLHILFGEMIPKNIAIAGPESLAMWLAPAMIWWVRLTRPLIEALNWIARMTLRAVGVEQKDELDATVDSRQLAAMISESRQEGLLDAEEYSRLANALGSASRSLREVMIPIADVRTLDYGSKGPTIAQVSAAVTETGYSRYPVTGTNDALLGYIHVKDVLGRMADETLDEETAHIPRSELRPLSIVDGTATMDEALRTLHRRSAHMAQVRVGGELIGLITLEDLIEEYVGTVNDWTHEDS, translated from the coding sequence ATGGGCATCGTCACCACCGTCATCCTCGTCGTCGTCCTCCTGGCCCTCAACGCCTTCTTCGTCGCCAGCGAGTTCGCCCTGATCTCCTCGCGCCGGGACCGTCTGGAGTCCCTGCTGGCCCAGGGCAGGAGGCGCGCCGGGACCGTCATCTCGGCCACGGAGCAGTTGTCCATCATGCTGGCCGGCGCGCAGTTCGGCATCACCATCGCCTCCCTCGTCCTCGGCAAGGTCGCGGAACCGGCCGTCGCCCACTTCATCGAGGAACCCTTCACCGGTCTCGGCGTCCCCGAGAACCTGATCCATCCGATCTCCTTCGTCATCGCCCTGGCGATCATCACCTGGCTGCACATTCTCTTCGGCGAGATGATTCCGAAGAACATCGCCATCGCCGGCCCCGAATCCCTGGCGATGTGGCTGGCCCCGGCAATGATCTGGTGGGTGCGCCTGACCCGTCCGCTCATCGAGGCGCTCAACTGGATTGCCCGGATGACACTGCGCGCCGTCGGCGTCGAGCAGAAGGACGAGCTCGACGCCACCGTAGACTCGCGGCAGCTGGCCGCCATGATCAGCGAGTCACGCCAGGAGGGGCTTCTCGACGCCGAGGAGTACTCCCGCCTGGCCAACGCCCTGGGCTCGGCGTCCCGCTCCCTGCGCGAAGTGATGATCCCCATCGCGGACGTGCGCACCCTCGACTACGGGAGCAAGGGGCCGACCATCGCGCAGGTCTCCGCCGCCGTGACGGAGACCGGCTACTCCCGCTACCCGGTCACCGGCACCAACGACGCCCTCCTCGGCTACATCCACGTCAAGGACGTGCTCGGGCGCATGGCCGACGAGACCCTCGACGAGGAGACCGCCCATATCCCGCGCTCCGAGTTGCGCCCGCTGAGCATCGTCGACGGCACCGCGACGATGGACGAGGCGCTGCGGACGCTGCACCGCCGCTCCGCGCACATGGCGCAGGTCCGCGTCGGGGGCGAGCTGATCGGGCTGATCACCCTGGAAGATCTCATCGAGGAGTACGTCGGTACGGTCAACGACTGGACCCACGAGGATTCCTAG